In Mesorhizobium sp., one DNA window encodes the following:
- a CDS encoding sugar phosphate isomerase/epimerase: MPKTMKGPGIFLAQFGGDAAPFNSLPAITKWAAGLGYKGVQIPSWDGRLFDLKKAATSKSYCDEVKGICAEAGVEITELSTHLQGQLVAVHPAYDSMFDGFAPAEVHNNPKARQKWAVEQMKYAAKASKNLGLTASVSFTGALAFPYLYPWPQRPAGLIEEAFAELGKRWKPILDAYDEAGVDVCYEIHPGEDVFDGATFEMFVDAVGGHKRANINYDPSHFLLQQLDYLAFIDIYHERIKAFHVKDAEFNPDGRQGVYSGYQGWVQRAGRFRSLGDGQVDFSGIFSKLAQYDYDSWAVLEWECCLKHPEDGAAEGAPFIESHIIRVTERAFDDFAGAKPDKGALRKLMGI; encoded by the coding sequence ATGCCGAAGACCATGAAGGGGCCGGGGATCTTCCTGGCGCAGTTCGGAGGCGATGCCGCGCCGTTCAATTCGCTGCCGGCGATCACCAAATGGGCGGCCGGACTCGGCTACAAGGGCGTGCAGATTCCGTCATGGGACGGCCGGCTGTTCGACCTGAAGAAGGCGGCGACCTCCAAATCCTATTGCGACGAGGTCAAGGGCATCTGCGCCGAGGCCGGCGTCGAGATCACCGAATTGTCGACCCACCTGCAGGGCCAGCTCGTGGCGGTCCACCCGGCCTATGACTCTATGTTCGACGGCTTCGCGCCGGCTGAGGTGCACAACAATCCCAAGGCGCGGCAGAAATGGGCCGTCGAGCAGATGAAATACGCCGCCAAGGCGTCGAAGAACCTCGGGTTGACCGCGTCCGTCTCCTTCACCGGGGCGCTCGCTTTCCCTTACCTCTATCCGTGGCCGCAGCGCCCTGCCGGCCTGATCGAGGAGGCCTTCGCCGAACTCGGCAAGCGCTGGAAGCCGATCCTCGACGCCTATGACGAGGCCGGCGTCGACGTCTGCTACGAGATCCATCCGGGCGAGGACGTGTTCGACGGCGCCACCTTCGAGATGTTTGTCGACGCGGTCGGCGGCCACAAGCGGGCCAACATCAACTACGACCCGTCGCACTTCCTGCTGCAACAGCTGGATTATCTCGCATTCATCGACATCTACCACGAGCGCATCAAGGCGTTCCACGTGAAGGACGCCGAGTTCAACCCGGACGGCCGCCAGGGCGTCTATTCGGGCTACCAGGGCTGGGTCCAGCGCGCCGGCCGGTTCCGCTCGCTCGGCGACGGCCAGGTCGACTTCTCCGGCATCTTCTCCAAGCTCGCGCAGTACGACTACGACTCGTGGGCGGTGCTGGAGTGGGAATGCTGCCTGAAGCACCCCGAGGACGGCGCGGCCGAGGGCGCCCCATTCATCGAGAGCCATATCATCCGCGTCACCGAAAGGGCCTTCGACGACTTCGCCGGCGCCAAGCCCGACAAGGGCGCGCTGCGGAAATTGATGGGGATATAG
- a CDS encoding Gfo/Idh/MocA family oxidoreductase: MVSGKTIESGSGPIRLGMVGGGQGAFIGGVHRIAARIDGEFQLVAGALSSSPEKAKASAAELGLDPSRSYGSFQEMAKAESKRADGIEAVSIVTPNHMHWPAAKAFLDAGIHVICDKPLTSNLADAKKLAALVEKSGKVFVLTHNYTGYPMIRHAREMVQKGQLGEIRVIQAEYPQDWLTTKVEDTGAKQAVWRTDPKQSGAGGATGDIGTHAYNLARFVSGLELDSLSADLNAFVKGRLLDDNAHVMLRFKGGAKGMLWASQVAPGNENALKLRVYGTKGGIEWSQEQPNHLWFTPFGEPKQLITRAGAGAGPAAARVSRVPSGHPEGYLEGFATIYAEAARAIRAARKKNGKPGKDVVYPTIHDGVEGVAFVEACVRSSKKNAAWTKL, encoded by the coding sequence ATGGTCAGCGGCAAGACGATCGAATCCGGCAGCGGGCCGATCCGGCTCGGCATGGTGGGTGGCGGCCAGGGCGCCTTCATCGGCGGGGTGCACCGCATCGCGGCGCGCATCGACGGCGAGTTCCAGCTGGTTGCCGGCGCGCTGTCGTCGAGCCCCGAGAAGGCCAAGGCGTCCGCCGCCGAGCTTGGCCTTGATCCCTCGCGCAGCTACGGCTCGTTCCAGGAAATGGCGAAGGCCGAGTCGAAACGCGCCGACGGCATCGAGGCGGTGTCGATCGTCACGCCGAACCACATGCATTGGCCGGCGGCCAAGGCCTTTCTCGACGCGGGCATCCACGTCATCTGCGACAAGCCGCTGACGTCGAACCTGGCGGACGCGAAGAAGCTGGCGGCACTGGTGGAGAAGTCGGGTAAGGTTTTCGTGCTGACGCACAACTATACCGGCTATCCGATGATCCGGCACGCCCGCGAGATGGTTCAGAAGGGCCAGCTCGGCGAGATCCGCGTGATCCAGGCAGAGTATCCGCAGGACTGGCTGACGACGAAGGTCGAGGACACCGGCGCCAAGCAGGCGGTATGGCGCACGGACCCGAAACAGTCGGGCGCGGGCGGGGCGACCGGCGACATTGGCACGCACGCCTACAACCTTGCCCGCTTCGTCTCCGGCCTCGAACTCGACAGCCTGTCGGCCGACCTCAACGCCTTCGTCAAAGGCCGTCTGCTCGACGACAACGCGCATGTCATGCTGCGCTTCAAGGGCGGCGCGAAGGGCATGCTGTGGGCGAGCCAGGTGGCGCCGGGCAACGAGAACGCGCTCAAACTTCGCGTCTACGGTACCAAGGGCGGCATCGAATGGAGCCAGGAGCAGCCGAACCATCTCTGGTTCACGCCCTTCGGCGAGCCGAAGCAGCTGATCACCCGCGCCGGCGCCGGCGCCGGTCCCGCCGCTGCCCGGGTCAGCCGCGTGCCCTCGGGCCATCCGGAAGGCTATCTGGAGGGTTTCGCCACGATCTATGCCGAAGCCGCGCGGGCGATCCGCGCGGCGCGCAAGAAAAACGGCAAGCCGGGCAAGGACGTCGTCTATCCGACCATCCACGATGGCGTAGAAGGCGTGGCCTTCGTCGAGGCCTGCGTACGATCGTCGAAGAAGAACGCGGCCTGGACGAAGCTGTAA
- a CDS encoding c-type cytochrome, giving the protein MSRFPEAGILAALVTVVALGTASAQDAALGEASFAKCKACHAIGADAKNKIGPQLNGIVGRLAGSAEGFKYSTAMAAKGAEGLVWNESTLAPYLADPKGFVKGTKMAFAGLKKPEEVSNLVAYLATFALDGSKKSVDAGAAAPAEQKADASAQTPAGSQTPTPPAPAAARGDGLKFGLGRLAAEDEIAAWDIDVRPDGKGLPVGRGTVAAGMGIYDENCASCHGDFGEAVDRWPVLAGGQGTLQADRPQKTIGSYWPYLSTVYDYVRRAMPFGNARSLSNDDIYALTAYILYLNDVVDDEEFELSNENLASIRLPNEANFIEDDRSSEPHSRPGLEPCMKDCKPGKAEITMHAAVLDVTPEDSENDEAPAAGIE; this is encoded by the coding sequence ATGTCGAGATTTCCTGAAGCGGGGATCCTCGCGGCGCTCGTCACGGTTGTCGCGCTCGGCACCGCATCTGCCCAGGATGCCGCCCTCGGCGAGGCTTCGTTCGCCAAGTGCAAGGCCTGCCATGCGATCGGCGCCGATGCCAAGAACAAGATCGGGCCGCAGCTGAACGGCATCGTCGGGCGCTTGGCCGGCTCGGCCGAGGGATTCAAATATTCGACGGCAATGGCGGCGAAGGGGGCCGAGGGACTGGTCTGGAACGAGTCGACGCTCGCTCCCTACCTTGCCGACCCTAAGGGTTTTGTGAAGGGCACCAAGATGGCGTTCGCCGGGCTGAAGAAGCCCGAGGAGGTTTCGAACCTCGTCGCCTACCTTGCGACGTTCGCGCTGGACGGCAGCAAGAAGTCCGTGGACGCCGGCGCCGCCGCGCCGGCGGAGCAAAAGGCAGACGCGTCGGCGCAAACACCCGCGGGTTCTCAGACGCCGACCCCGCCAGCGCCTGCCGCCGCCCGCGGCGACGGGCTCAAGTTCGGGCTCGGACGCCTGGCCGCCGAGGACGAAATCGCGGCGTGGGACATTGACGTGCGCCCCGACGGCAAGGGTCTTCCCGTGGGCCGCGGCACGGTCGCGGCCGGCATGGGCATCTATGACGAGAACTGCGCCTCCTGCCACGGCGATTTCGGCGAAGCGGTCGATCGCTGGCCGGTGCTTGCAGGCGGGCAGGGGACACTCCAGGCGGACCGTCCCCAGAAGACGATCGGCTCCTACTGGCCGTATCTCTCGACGGTCTACGACTATGTCCGCCGCGCCATGCCATTCGGCAATGCGCGTTCGCTGTCCAACGACGACATCTATGCCCTGACCGCCTACATCCTCTATCTGAACGATGTCGTCGACGACGAGGAATTCGAGCTTTCGAACGAAAACCTGGCCTCGATCAGGCTGCCCAACGAGGCGAATTTCATCGAGGACGACCGGTCCTCCGAGCCGCACAGCCGGCCGGGCCTGGAGCCGTGCATGAAGGACTGCAAGCCCGGAAAGGCCGAGATCACGATGCACGCCGCAGTCTTGGACGTCACGCCCGAAGACTCGGAGAACGACGAGGCGCCTGCGGCCGGCATTGAATAG
- the soxC gene encoding sulfite dehydrogenase: protein MTSSVRPGAASRRAFLKGGLATGAALAAASASAGEPIITEVQDWNRYPGEGVDARPYGTPSQFEAHIVRKNVPWLTSDVVSSINFTPLHELDGIITPSGLCFERHHAGIAEIDPKDHRLMINGMVEKPLVFTMADIKRFPRENKVYFLECAANSGMEWRGAQLNGCQFTHGMLHCVMYTGVRLKTLLEEAGVKPEGKWLLAEGADASSMTRSIPLDKALDDCMVAFGMNGEALRPEQGYPLRLVVPGFEGNMWIKWLRRLEIGDQPWQQREETSKYTDLLPSGKARRFTFAMDVKSVITNPSPQAPITHGRGPLVVAGLAWSGNGTIKRVDVSIDGGRNWQTARIDGPSLPKALHRFYYEFDWDGSELFLQSRAIDSEGIVQPTKDELRAARGSNSIYHNNGIQTWHVNKDGVIENVEIS, encoded by the coding sequence ATGACGAGTTCTGTGCGACCTGGTGCCGCTTCAAGGCGCGCCTTTCTCAAGGGCGGACTGGCCACCGGCGCCGCCCTTGCGGCGGCCAGCGCCTCGGCCGGCGAGCCGATCATCACCGAGGTGCAGGACTGGAACCGCTATCCCGGTGAGGGCGTCGATGCGCGGCCGTATGGGACGCCGTCCCAGTTCGAGGCCCATATCGTGCGGAAGAACGTCCCGTGGCTCACCTCGGACGTCGTGTCTTCCATCAACTTCACGCCGCTTCACGAGCTCGACGGGATCATCACCCCGAGCGGGCTGTGTTTCGAGCGTCACCACGCCGGCATCGCCGAGATCGACCCGAAGGATCACCGCCTGATGATCAACGGCATGGTCGAGAAGCCTCTCGTCTTCACCATGGCCGACATCAAGCGCTTCCCCCGCGAGAACAAGGTCTACTTCCTCGAATGCGCAGCCAATTCCGGCATGGAATGGCGCGGCGCGCAGCTCAACGGCTGCCAGTTCACCCACGGCATGCTGCATTGCGTGATGTATACCGGCGTGCGGCTCAAGACCCTGCTCGAGGAGGCCGGCGTGAAGCCGGAAGGCAAGTGGCTGCTCGCGGAAGGCGCCGACGCGTCTTCGATGACGCGGTCGATACCTCTCGACAAGGCCCTCGACGATTGCATGGTCGCCTTCGGCATGAACGGCGAGGCGCTGCGGCCCGAACAGGGCTATCCGTTGCGCCTGGTCGTGCCGGGCTTCGAAGGCAATATGTGGATCAAGTGGCTGCGCCGGCTCGAGATCGGCGATCAGCCTTGGCAGCAGCGCGAGGAGACGTCGAAATACACCGATCTGCTGCCGAGCGGCAAGGCGCGCAGGTTCACCTTCGCCATGGACGTCAAGTCGGTGATCACGAATCCCAGTCCGCAGGCGCCGATCACGCATGGCAGGGGCCCGCTCGTCGTCGCCGGGCTGGCATGGTCCGGAAACGGCACCATCAAGCGGGTCGACGTGTCGATCGATGGCGGCCGCAACTGGCAGACCGCGCGGATCGACGGCCCGAGCCTGCCGAAGGCTCTCCATCGCTTCTACTACGAGTTCGACTGGGACGGTTCCGAGCTGTTCCTTCAGTCCCGCGCGATCGATTCCGAAGGGATCGTCCAGCCGACCAAGGACGAGCTGCGCGCCGCCCGCGGGTCGAACTCCATCTACCACAACAATGGCATACAGACCTGGCACGTGAACAAGGACGGGGTGATCGAGAATGTCGAGATTTCCTGA
- the soxB gene encoding thiosulfohydrolase SoxB, which translates to MSYTRRDFLQFAVNAGAVFGAAGLLGSPSRALAQQKLTQEDLLRFDSKGQITLLHFTDVHAQLKPVYFRPPDTNIGVGAFAGIPPHLVGEEFLKTFGIERGSPYAYAHTFLDYVDLAKAYGRLGGLDRTATLVKAIRAERGEDKVLFLDGGDTWQGSYTALKTNGQDMVDCMKLLRPDAMTGHWEFTLGEARFLEITESLGYPFLASNIFDSEWDEPAFDNTAMFEKGGVKVAVIGQAMPYTPIANPRWMFPKWSFGIRPDVLQANVDAARADGAEVVVLISHNGFDVDRKLSTVVKGIDVILTGHTHDAVPRAVQVENTLILSSGSHGKYLGRIDLEISGGKVTGYSSNLIPVFSDVIEPDAEMAAKIDAVRAPYKDEISRVIGRTDTLLYRRGNFNGTWDDLICQGIIEERDTQIALSPGFRWGTTLLPGQDITIDDLYTETSMSYPAVYRNEMTGAQLKDVLEDVCDNLFNPDPFLQQGGDMVRVGGMTYTCSVNARIGSRISDMKLTATGEAIDPAKTYVVGGWASVSEGVEGPAIYDLMEGYISGKQSVAVPDERTVKIIL; encoded by the coding sequence ATGAGCTATACGAGACGGGATTTCCTTCAGTTCGCGGTGAATGCTGGCGCCGTGTTTGGCGCGGCCGGGCTGCTGGGAAGTCCCTCCCGTGCGCTCGCACAGCAGAAGCTGACCCAGGAGGACCTTCTCAGGTTCGACTCGAAGGGTCAGATTACGCTGCTGCATTTCACCGACGTGCATGCGCAGCTCAAACCGGTCTATTTCCGTCCGCCGGACACCAATATCGGCGTCGGAGCCTTCGCCGGCATCCCGCCGCATCTCGTCGGCGAGGAGTTCCTGAAGACGTTCGGTATCGAGCGCGGCTCCCCCTATGCCTACGCCCACACTTTCCTCGACTATGTCGATCTGGCCAAGGCCTACGGCCGCCTCGGCGGTCTCGACCGGACGGCCACGCTCGTCAAGGCGATCCGCGCCGAGCGCGGGGAAGACAAGGTGCTCTTCCTCGACGGCGGCGACACCTGGCAGGGATCCTACACGGCGTTGAAAACGAACGGCCAGGACATGGTCGACTGCATGAAGCTCCTGCGCCCCGACGCCATGACCGGGCATTGGGAGTTCACGCTCGGCGAGGCGAGGTTTCTCGAAATCACGGAAAGCCTCGGATATCCCTTCCTCGCCTCGAACATCTTCGATTCGGAGTGGGACGAACCGGCATTCGACAACACGGCCATGTTCGAGAAGGGCGGCGTCAAGGTCGCGGTCATTGGCCAGGCGATGCCTTACACGCCGATCGCCAATCCGCGCTGGATGTTTCCGAAATGGTCGTTCGGCATCCGCCCCGACGTGCTGCAGGCGAATGTCGACGCCGCGCGCGCCGACGGCGCGGAGGTCGTGGTGCTGATCTCGCACAACGGCTTCGACGTCGACCGCAAGCTCTCCACGGTCGTGAAGGGGATCGACGTGATCCTTACCGGCCATACCCACGACGCGGTGCCGCGCGCGGTTCAGGTGGAGAACACGCTGATCCTGTCGTCGGGTTCGCACGGCAAGTATCTCGGACGCATCGACCTCGAAATCTCCGGCGGAAAGGTCACGGGCTACAGTTCGAACCTGATACCGGTCTTTTCCGACGTGATCGAGCCCGATGCCGAAATGGCGGCCAAGATCGACGCAGTGAGGGCGCCGTACAAGGACGAGATCTCGCGCGTGATCGGCCGGACGGACACGCTGCTCTATCGCCGCGGCAACTTCAACGGCACCTGGGACGACCTGATCTGCCAGGGGATCATCGAGGAGCGGGACACCCAGATCGCCCTGTCGCCAGGCTTCCGCTGGGGGACCACCTTGCTGCCGGGGCAGGACATCACCATCGACGATCTCTATACCGAGACGTCGATGAGCTATCCGGCGGTCTACCGCAACGAGATGACGGGCGCGCAGCTGAAGGACGTTCTCGAGGACGTCTGCGACAACCTGTTCAACCCGGATCCCTTCCTCCAGCAGGGCGGCGACATGGTGCGTGTCGGGGGAATGACCTACACCTGCTCCGTCAATGCACGCATAGGCAGCCGCATCTCCGACATGAAGCTGACCGCAACCGGCGAAGCGATCGATCCGGCCAAAACCTATGTCGTCGGCGGTTGGGCGTCCGTGAGCGAGGGGGTGGAGGGACCTGCGATCTACGATCTGATGGAAGGCTACATATCCGGCAAGCAGTCGGTCGCCGTGCCGGACGAGCGGACGGTCAAGATCATCCTCTGA
- the soxA gene encoding sulfur oxidation c-type cytochrome SoxA, giving the protein MADPVDDTLEIDGVPMITKAPAPEGHPFEEVLSGWLFREAETRATEAESFANPGMFAVERGAEIWDTVEGTMGKSCASCHNDASESMKGVGASYPKWDAKSNKPLNVELQIDKCRVENMGAEPYKFDDADQVALTTYIKHQSLGTPVKIDLSQGDMQTWWDKGKEAYYTRTGQLNFACASCHEGAMGKYIRADHLSQGQVNGFPTYRFNTAGMVSLHNRFRGCIRDTRAEMPKAFSDELMALEVYVTWRGTGLSVETPSVRQ; this is encoded by the coding sequence ATGGCCGATCCCGTCGACGATACGCTTGAGATCGACGGAGTGCCTATGATCACCAAGGCGCCGGCGCCGGAGGGGCATCCCTTCGAGGAGGTGCTTTCGGGCTGGTTGTTCCGCGAGGCGGAGACGCGTGCGACCGAGGCGGAATCGTTCGCCAATCCGGGCATGTTCGCCGTCGAGCGCGGCGCGGAGATCTGGGACACGGTCGAGGGAACGATGGGCAAGTCGTGCGCATCCTGCCACAACGATGCGTCCGAGAGTATGAAGGGCGTCGGCGCCAGCTATCCCAAATGGGATGCGAAATCGAACAAGCCGTTGAACGTCGAGCTTCAGATCGACAAGTGCCGTGTCGAGAACATGGGGGCCGAGCCGTACAAGTTCGACGATGCGGACCAGGTTGCGCTGACCACCTATATCAAGCATCAGTCGCTCGGCACGCCGGTCAAGATCGACCTGTCGCAAGGCGACATGCAGACCTGGTGGGACAAGGGCAAGGAAGCCTACTACACCCGCACCGGGCAGCTGAACTTCGCTTGCGCCTCCTGCCACGAGGGCGCGATGGGCAAATATATCCGCGCCGACCATCTCAGCCAGGGCCAGGTCAACGGCTTCCCGACCTATCGCTTCAACACCGCCGGAATGGTGTCGCTGCACAACCGGTTCCGCGGCTGCATCCGCGACACGAGGGCTGAGATGCCCAAGGCGTTTTCGGACGAACTGATGGCGCTCGAGGTCTACGTGACCTGGCGCGGAACCGGTCTTTCCGTCGAGACACCGTCGGTGCGCCAGTAG
- the soxZ gene encoding thiosulfate oxidation carrier complex protein SoxZ, translating into MATTPKPRVKVPKSAKAGEVIVLKTLISHDMESGQRKDKEGKPIPRKIINKFSCEFNGQPVFSCDLDPAISANPYFEFSAKVPETGTFKFTWVDDDGSIYTDEQKIEVK; encoded by the coding sequence ATGGCAACGACCCCGAAGCCACGCGTAAAGGTCCCCAAGTCGGCGAAGGCCGGCGAGGTGATCGTCCTGAAGACGCTGATCAGCCACGACATGGAATCTGGCCAGCGGAAGGACAAGGAAGGCAAGCCGATCCCTCGCAAGATCATCAACAAGTTCAGCTGCGAGTTCAATGGGCAGCCGGTGTTCTCCTGCGATCTCGACCCGGCGATTTCGGCCAATCCTTATTTCGAGTTCAGCGCGAAGGTGCCGGAGACCGGCACGTTCAAGTTCACCTGGGTGGACGATGACGGCTCGATCTACACCGACGAGCAGAAGATCGAAGTGAAGTGA
- the soxY gene encoding thiosulfate oxidation carrier protein SoxY, with amino-acid sequence MTLTRRRALALFAGAAALPALQLLPRAAFAAAEDTAKLIADFSGGKEPQAGKIKLTAPDIAENGNTVPIAINVESAMTDGDMVASVMILADGNPRPEVATFHFTALSGTAAATTRMRLAKTQNVIALAKMADGSVYMDKKEVKVTIGGCGG; translated from the coding sequence ATGACGCTGACGAGACGCCGGGCGCTTGCCTTGTTTGCCGGGGCGGCGGCGCTTCCGGCGCTGCAGCTGCTTCCCCGGGCGGCATTCGCCGCTGCGGAAGACACGGCCAAGCTGATCGCCGACTTCTCCGGCGGCAAAGAGCCTCAGGCCGGCAAGATCAAGCTGACGGCGCCGGATATCGCCGAGAACGGCAACACGGTTCCGATCGCGATCAATGTCGAGAGTGCCATGACGGACGGCGATATGGTGGCCTCGGTGATGATCCTGGCCGACGGCAATCCGCGTCCCGAGGTGGCGACGTTCCATTTCACGGCTTTGTCGGGAACCGCCGCGGCGACCACCCGGATGCGGCTGGCGAAGACGCAGAACGTCATTGCGCTGGCCAAGATGGCGGACGGCTCCGTCTACATGGACAAGAAGGAAGTCAAGGTGACGATCGGCGGCTGCGGCGGCTGA
- the soxX gene encoding sulfur oxidation c-type cytochrome SoxX, with protein sequence MERFMAALAIAVAFAGGASAGEIAPGEVKFEDMKVTASLTGTPGNPEEGAKTLVNRGLGNCLACHAVKSLSKEQFHGDVAPALDGAADRWSVEQLRAIVVDSKQALNPDTMMPGFYSLNVGKNPRKDLVGKTILTAQQVEDVVAYLATLKE encoded by the coding sequence ATGGAGCGGTTCATGGCCGCGTTGGCGATCGCTGTCGCGTTCGCCGGCGGAGCGTCTGCGGGAGAGATCGCCCCTGGCGAGGTAAAATTCGAAGACATGAAGGTAACGGCGTCGCTCACGGGCACGCCGGGCAATCCGGAAGAGGGCGCCAAGACGCTCGTAAACCGGGGTCTCGGCAACTGTCTCGCCTGCCACGCCGTCAAGTCGCTTTCCAAAGAACAGTTTCACGGCGACGTCGCGCCGGCGCTGGACGGTGCCGCCGACCGCTGGTCGGTTGAACAGCTGCGGGCGATCGTCGTCGATTCAAAGCAGGCGCTCAACCCCGACACCATGATGCCGGGCTTCTACAGCCTGAACGTCGGCAAGAATCCGCGCAAGGATCTGGTCGGCAAGACCATCCTCACGGCGCAGCAGGTCGAAGACGTGGTCGCGTATCTCGCGACCCTCAAGGAATAG
- a CDS encoding thioredoxin family protein — protein sequence MTRLVTALWLSLLVLAIPGAAGGVEIGEDGLHKQPWFTITFRDIAEDIAQAKAEGKRLAITIEQRGCIYCRQMHEELLADPEVADYIREHFMVVQYNMFGDEEVTDLDGEVLTEKTAARKWGYVFTPTIVFLPEEAPEDKTVAEAAVATMPGAFGKWTFLNMFRWVNEKGYASGEHFQHYHARIINELRAAGRLGDGED from the coding sequence ATGACCCGCCTTGTCACTGCCCTGTGGCTGTCGCTGCTGGTTCTCGCCATTCCCGGAGCGGCGGGGGGCGTCGAGATCGGCGAGGACGGACTGCACAAGCAGCCGTGGTTCACGATCACGTTCCGCGACATCGCCGAGGACATCGCTCAGGCGAAGGCCGAGGGCAAGCGGCTTGCCATAACGATCGAGCAGCGCGGCTGCATCTACTGTCGCCAGATGCATGAGGAACTGCTCGCGGACCCGGAGGTGGCCGACTACATCCGCGAGCACTTCATGGTCGTGCAGTACAACATGTTCGGCGACGAGGAAGTGACGGACCTCGACGGCGAGGTGCTGACCGAGAAGACCGCGGCACGGAAATGGGGCTACGTGTTCACACCGACGATCGTCTTCCTCCCGGAGGAGGCGCCGGAGGACAAGACGGTGGCGGAGGCCGCGGTCGCGACCATGCCGGGCGCATTCGGCAAGTGGACCTTCCTCAACATGTTCCGATGGGTGAACGAAAAGGGCTACGCCTCGGGGGAGCATTTTCAGCATTACCACGCGCGCATCATCAACGAACTGCGCGCCGCTGGGCGGCTCGGCGACGGCGAAGATTGA
- a CDS encoding cytochrome c biogenesis CcdA family protein, with the protein MLDVSVGGALLAGLLSFVSPCVLPIVPPYLAWLAGVSFEELKDDAPGARQRRRVVVAAIAFVLGFTTVFVALGATASVIGKTIAQYFDTLSVIAGIIIIVMGLHFLGVFRIAALYREARVQVDRKPAGPLGAYVIGLAFAFGWTPCVGPVLAAILFVAGSEGSAVRGAVLLAVYSLGIGIPFILAALFASRFLAWASRFKRHMHKVEMAMGGLLVITGILFITGQMSTISLWLLDTFPIFQTLG; encoded by the coding sequence ATGCTGGACGTCAGTGTCGGCGGTGCATTGCTCGCGGGACTCCTGTCCTTCGTGTCGCCTTGCGTGTTGCCCATCGTGCCGCCTTATCTGGCCTGGCTCGCCGGCGTAAGCTTCGAAGAACTGAAGGACGACGCGCCGGGAGCCAGGCAACGCCGGCGGGTGGTCGTGGCGGCCATCGCCTTCGTGCTCGGCTTCACCACCGTCTTCGTCGCGCTGGGAGCGACGGCGAGCGTCATCGGCAAGACCATCGCGCAGTATTTCGACACGCTTTCGGTCATCGCCGGCATCATCATCATCGTCATGGGCCTGCACTTTCTCGGCGTATTCCGTATCGCGGCGCTCTATCGCGAGGCCCGGGTGCAGGTGGACCGCAAGCCGGCAGGGCCACTCGGCGCCTATGTGATCGGTCTGGCCTTCGCCTTTGGCTGGACGCCCTGCGTCGGACCGGTGCTCGCCGCCATTCTCTTCGTCGCCGGAAGCGAGGGCAGTGCAGTGCGCGGGGCTGTTCTTCTAGCCGTCTATTCGCTCGGGATCGGCATTCCGTTCATCCTCGCGGCGCTGTTCGCGAGCCGGTTCCTCGCCTGGGCATCGAGATTCAAACGGCACATGCACAAGGTGGAGATGGCGATGGGCGGACTGCTCGTGATCACCGGCATCCTGTTCATCACTGGTCAGATGTCGACGATCTCGCTGTGGCTGCTCGACACGTTCCCGATTTTCCAGACCCTAGGCTAG
- a CDS encoding transcriptional regulator yields the protein MTFAGVARLALAAHVLCSALPVHAAELVMMEQPGCVWCARFNSEIAPAWPNTDEGRLAPLRRVDITEPWPDDLKHVQKERFTPTFVLMDQGREIGRIRGYVGDEFFWYRIGELIALLPESSTKPD from the coding sequence ATGACTTTTGCCGGCGTGGCGCGATTGGCTCTTGCCGCACACGTCCTGTGCTCGGCATTGCCGGTCCATGCGGCCGAACTCGTCATGATGGAGCAGCCCGGCTGCGTCTGGTGCGCAAGGTTCAATTCCGAGATCGCACCGGCATGGCCCAACACCGACGAAGGTCGCCTCGCGCCGCTGAGGCGGGTCGACATTACCGAGCCGTGGCCCGACGATCTCAAGCACGTCCAGAAGGAGCGGTTCACGCCGACTTTCGTGCTGATGGACCAGGGACGAGAGATTGGCCGAATTCGAGGCTATGTGGGTGACGAGTTTTTCTGGTACCGTATCGGCGAATTGATCGCCCTCCTTCCCGAGTCTTCGACCAAACCTGACTGA
- a CDS encoding metalloregulator ArsR/SmtB family transcription factor, whose amino-acid sequence MSLPKINDARTPEDFNLLLDQARKASELLKALSHEGRLLILCLLAEGERSVSELEDAMRLPQAAVSQQLARLRFDRLVNTRREGRTIYYSIASDEVSSVIETLYTLFCAPVRGADAKK is encoded by the coding sequence ATGAGTCTCCCCAAGATCAACGACGCCCGGACACCGGAAGATTTCAATTTGCTTCTCGATCAGGCGCGCAAGGCGAGCGAGTTGCTGAAAGCGTTGTCGCATGAGGGTCGCCTGCTGATCCTCTGCCTTCTGGCGGAAGGAGAGAGGTCGGTGTCCGAACTGGAGGATGCCATGAGACTGCCGCAGGCAGCCGTCTCCCAACAGCTCGCGCGCCTCCGTTTCGACCGGCTGGTGAATACGCGCCGCGAGGGCCGCACCATCTATTACTCGATCGCCAGCGACGAGGTTTCCTCGGTCATCGAGACCCTTTACACTCTCTTCTGCGCGCCGGTGCGGGGGGCCGACGCGAAGAAGTAG